The genomic interval tttagtttgggtaatgaagtAAGATTAATggtaatgaagaaattaaaattcataacctcagaatgttttctctttgaATCATAAGAAATAGGTCCAAAGATATTAATTTACTATGGATGAGAACGTGAGAACAAATAAACTAAGAGAATAGTAAAGGTACTTTAGATACAATCATTCCACAGAACATTATTGTTCAACAACAATATCAACAATATTCATATGAACTGTTACAAAAAAGATTAAAtaccctttttagtttttcattctcTTCCATGAATCTTTTGGCAGCCTTATTAGTATTTTCTGCTTGACTTTTAAGCACTCCTTTGTTTGATAGTTCTTTTGCCAGCTGAGTTATAAGTGTAACCAGACGTCTCAAcactctaaggaaaaaaataataataatgcatcacTAGATCAATCAGTAACTGTGACTTTAAATCAAAGAGCCATTATTAAATGACTCCCTATAAGGTACACAGGTGTGGGTGGTGGAGAAAGTGATGtttaaatggaatatatatatttatttatatatatatatattttaatatgtatgtatataagtacatatatatttaatccaAGTCTCTTAGTTAAAACAAGCCTGTGTCTTATTCCTTTGAAATCTCTGTTAGAAGATTAGCATTTAGAAAAGTTTCAGTGgtacttttttctcttattttgttttgcagtgctggagacagaacccagggccttgtgcatacagtgatacttttcaaattatttttctagtacAGCTCTTTAGCATGAATATAAGACAGTAAGGCCAGaatgaaaacctttttttttttctgaccagTTCAAAAGTGGTATTTAAAGGCATTATATACATTTGACAGAGCCTAAAAACTGCTCATTCACATCTGTTCATGGTAACTTCCATTGTTAGAAATTATAACTGATCTCTTCAATTATTCATTCAGTGATATTTACTGAGGAACTGCTAAGTATTAAACACTATGCTAGGCACTCGGGACACAGCTAAAAATGAATTAAGTCCCTGCCTTCAAAGAGTTTAGGTTCTAGTTGGAGGACCAAAATAGTATTTAATTACAATTGTAAATGATACTAGGAACAAAAGTATATACATGTAAGAGAGAATATAACAGAAGTCCTACCTACTTTTTGGGGGACTGATGGCTACAGGGGGCTTCTCTGAGAAAGTCTAAAGAATGAGCAAGGGAAAGGAaaacagggaaaggaaagggTGTTCTGGTAGAAGAAATAGCTTGTGTGAAGACCCTAACATGGAAAGGAGCTGGCTACACCACAACTCATTTGTTCTAAGAATGAGTGAATAGTGAAGGTGAGTGTGGCTGGAATGTATGGTAAGTATTAGAGAAGAGTAGAAAGAAAGGctagacagagagagacaggggccAGATCAAGCAAGGTCCTATGGAATTAGCAAACCTATAAACAGTAACAATTACTTGCCATTTGGTTATTTCACCTGAGTTCCTTTATGAAGATGTTAGTGAAAAAAAAGTCTTCACATATGTGGAAAAagtgacagagagaaagaaaactaaacaatGTGTTAAAATTGtgattcaacttttttttttttttacttacagccaaaaaaataatgaaaatccaGAAATGTAAAGATTTCTTTGAGACCTAAAAAGTTTCATCTGTGTATGTTCATAGGCACCAAGTTTGCTAGTTGAGCTCTTGTCAATGGTATGAATAGAGGCATATTTCCTTACTTCTCTCACAGCATCTATTatagtaaaagagaaaatactttgtttttaagaatataaaatcattaaagaAAGAGAAGCAGTTTTAGAGTAACTGATCAAACTTTTTAATAATTGACTTTATGTAGGGggctctctttccttttttagcaCCTGCAGGGTAAGCAAGTAGTGATTGTGATAGATTAGACATtatagaaatgtctgtttagttccttcattcatttttgaATTGGGTTATCTGGCTTTTCATTTGTCCCCAAGATgtcttttgtagattttttttttcaagccgAGAATTACATAATGGACATTCGTCAAATGATTACATCTCTGTAGTTTTGGGATATATAATACTTAAATTGGGTATATTTCTGATTGGATCAGTTCAATAATTTTGGTAGGTTActatagcattaaaaaaataatccagcATGGACTGTCATTGGTCATTGTATTGTCTTTCTAGCTATACTACAAACTTTTACCTTTTACTCTATCCTTAAGAATGACGAAAATTTCACCTATTGACAGTAATTTAATGCAATATCCCATTACCATCAACTCCAAGAGATGATCCTATTTTTCTTATAGTATTAGCATTTTTAGTAGCTACTATTACTTTAAATAActacaattttagaaatatttaacagGTTTGTTAAAATGGGATTTGATCTATGGTGGCATATACTATACATCTATATGGTGGCATATACTTCCCTGACTAACAATTGGATTACACCTATTACTGGAAATTTTCAAATAGTTGTTCCTTTGATTTTTTCAGTTCTGACAGGTCTCAGTTCTAGGGGAACTATTTCTTTCTAGTGCAAAATAGATACCAGCACATATGtttagtgcattttaaaattagaatttcatAGTTATTTAGTTATTCTTAATCACTGGATTCTTTCATGTTCTAGAGAAGGCAACCATCTTAAATGTTTTAAAGCCAAAAGAGGTACAACAAGTTCGAATGCTCCCATCATGTGACCATTAGCATTCCTGGGGAAGTTTTTGCCACATGAGAAAAGAGATTCCAGTTTGAAAATTGAGGCCATTTTGACaatcatttgaatttattttttataacactTTGAGACAAAATTCACAGTCTGTTTGAACTCAGTTACTTCTAAAAAACATGGTGATTATGAAGACTTACAGAATTTGTTTTGATTAAAAACTTTAAAGCCCTTttaacttctaaaataaaaatttcaaacatgctGAAAACTATCACCAGTTAGAATGTCCTTAATCTGAAATGCTTATATTCAGAAGTATTTGGGatttactcattttaaatatttgcatgtacatgttaagatattttaaagtCACATgagattcatttaatttttatacaaacCTTATGCACATAGCCTGAAGCCAATTACATACAATTTGCttaggttttaaaattatttgtaataggCACATTATAATGATACATACTAGTGGGATTTGttatatctctctctatatatgcatataatttgatcaatctcagtCCTCACcaccttcccttttctctcctcccccaaTTTGCTTGCTGTACTGatttctcccttctattattataatgtattataatcatatatatataagtgggtccattgtggtatattcatatgtgaatatagcATAATTTGACAAATTTGTTCcccccctctgcctccctccctcttgatccCCTTCTTATACTCTAATGGTGTTCTTCCTATTTTcgtttttcatttgtgtgtgtgtgtgtgtgtgtttgtgttttgacTCCAACACATGAGGTCAGATGTGGAAGTTTCCACTGTGGTGTCATGTTGGTCTTCAAAgttccagattttggaatattttagatttaaaattttcaaattaaggaTGCTCAATCTTTCCAAAAAACATTTATAATCCCATTACATCGATTCAACAATTATTAACAATCTGCCATATCTGTCTTTCTTCCTAcataaattagtaattttttaaaatagagttttgTTTTAGATCTTATCGATACAACTATCCAGCTCTGCAGTTATCTGTGGAAATAGGCATAGATAATATGAGAACAAATAGGAATGgaaatgtttcaataaaactttattaacaaAAATTGGCTTCGGATCCATAAGCTGTAAATTGAAATACAAAAACGTTGctatcataaataaaaaaaaaacccaaaacaaaacaaacaaaaaacaaaaacagaaacaaaaccccTAACATCTAACAATTACTGTAAGTTCAAATTTTGGCAGTAGTCTCTAAATCTGTggtgatatcatttttttttaaccaggattTAATCAAGATGCACAGTCCACATCTAAGATTCCTTTTGAGAGTTTAAAGATTCTATTTCTTTGTTCCCTAGCAGCTGAGCCCTTGGATGCTTAGAATACCACTTTAACAGAGGAGTGTATAACTGGATGCCATGAGAAACAGTATCTGATAACTCTGAAAAGTGGGATATGCATTATTGCATTTTAACCTTCAAATAAAGTAAGAGGTTAATAAGAATCCCTGTACTTCCCTGAAATTAATGCCTCTGTATACAGAATATCAAAtgtgtatcaaaatatcaatatctGCTGATCTCCTCTTGATTTTTAGAAATCCACCccacctttttcttttatcttctctagcttccaaatatgagaaaaatatatgacccttgaccttctgagtttgacctATTTAGCTTAACAAGTTCCatcctgcaaatggcataatttcaatacctttatctttatttatttaatgtggtgctgaggattgagcctggTGCCTcgcaaatgccaggcaagtgctctaccactgaccaccAGCccatgtcacattttctttaaccactcatttgttgacagacacctaggctaatttggctattgtgaattgtgctgctataaacttgagTATCAAAGAGAGATCCATAGAAGAAAGGGAACAATGGGTGGGAGGAAGTGCTGAGGAGTgacactggccaaattatattgttatactgtatgtacaaatatgtaacagcaaatcccattattatgtacaactgtaGTGGACCAATAAAAATTGTGGCAAAAAATCAATATCTatcaatataatatataaattcaacTACATGCCAATATCAACATCAACATaactaaaaatcaagaaattcattaaaaaacaacTAGAGTTATGCTTATTCAAAGGAGGGATCAGTACTAGTACTTACCTAGAAACAGAACAATCAATAGAATTATAATGGTAAGAAAAGCCTTGTTCCAAAAAGTTGCAATTTTACCccaaacattaaatgaaaaaatcttCTGCCATCTGCAAAGCAATATAGGTATATattaggtatatatttttttaaaaaaaggtggttTTGAAATACTTTCTAAATAAGTAACATTTTTGTGGTAGTGTGACAAGTAAAAACaaatagagggctgggattgtggaacagtggtacagtgcttgcctaatgtgtgaggcactgggttcaatcctcaccactgcatagaaataaataaaatcaaggtccatCAACTGAGTCCAAGGGATacaaataaagatagaaaaaaagaaatagagaaatttgATATTTATGAAATAGAGAACTCTCTCAAATTTAATAATAATCTGACATTTGATTATCTTCTGTCtggcagcttaaaaaaaaaaaaaggctttgtttttttggataCAGTAATgcaatgttgcccaggctgtccctaAAATTGAGATCATCTTGCTTcatcctcctgagcagctgggattataggtgtgtaccaccacacccaattaaaaaaaggaattcttaACAGTAAAATGTTGTATTGTTGATCAAAGCTATTTATATCATCTTTCCTAGTCAGAGTGATGACTCAGAAATGACAAAAGTCTATTGGTCCAAAAATTAGACCATTTCAGGAGTAAGAAGTTtctctgtatatttatttttatatagtgtaCTTTTAATATCTACTCCAAATAAAGATGTTTCTCTATTTTAATCatgagagaatttaaaaaattgaggtactaaatatataaaaaagtgaaaaaaatcttatatagcttgataaatttttacatatgtttatatCTATGTAATTTACCTACAACCCAGATCAAGATCTGAACACAGAAGAATGAGATGAGGGAAACAGTCTAGGTGGAATAGGCAGTAGAAGTAAACACAAGAGTTAAGAAGGAATGAGCAATAAATGGCAAAGAGTGACAAAATGATCCATCTTATAATTTGAAAGGTAACAAACTTTGTATAAgaggattttaaattaaaaaacacattaactGAGTCCAAAGGAGACAAATAAAGGTAGGAAGCATTAAATACATTTCAAGCAActtataatctttaaaaagaattttaatttaagaTTACGACAAATTATTCACTGGTAAAATTTGTAAACAACTCTAAATATTAATGACTTGAAGTTGATGGGAAAAGGGACTGATAACAGATGGAACAATTTTTGCCTctatactttctttttatttaattttttatttgttctaaattaGTTCTAAGAATATACTTCTATACTTAGTTCTATACTTAGAATTAAGTATTTTTATACAGGTGCTATTCAAATTCTATATTACAAATCTTTTATATTACAAAACTCTTTTAAAACAAGAACATAAGTGGTAATACTTTGATCTATGTCCAAATGTAAATTCACTTAACTTCATTTCAAAGGTCAATACAAGAGGGAATGGAAGTGACTCTCTATACGGAACAACCAGCAATTAATAGGAAGACTCAATTCAAGAGCACCTAAACCTTGCTATATTATTGATTCTAAGCAATCCTACACAGCTATCCTACTTAATTAATACAATTACCATATGAGGCATTATCACTTCAGGAGTAAGAGGtcttattatataatatacttttatataatataatattatataatagacagtactatttctattttatagaagggGAAACTAGGTGGAGAGTCAATAACTTGCCCAATGTCACAGTTAATAAATAATACCAGAGTGATTTTGAGCCTGTGCCTTTTATGACTGGGTTATATGAGAAAAGACCAAAACTTTTTTGTTGAAGATTATGAAGATACACATATAAAAGGTCAAAAGATGTGTATACACAAAGGGACATAGTATAAGTTATTTGTGTGtaaatatgccatattttcttatgTGTATTTGTACATgagaatatttatatatcatgtgCCCAAACACCCACATCAATGTAACAGCTACTTGATCCTGatggatataaaaaatatttggaagaaagaaaaaggctgatctcaaattatGAATCACTTTGATGGAGAAAGATCAACTGAAgcagcactgttttttttttttctttgcaaatctTCAAGCCTTACTTGTATATTGGATGTTCCCAAACAAGATTTTTCTCTTGTATATATAAATGAAGCAAATTTTGAATATATAGAAGTCCATTGCTGCAAATactaacaaaaatcaaaagaggCATTATGGAGGGTTTAAAATGAGAGGCAGTATGATGAAGAAGCAGCACTGGACTGAAAGCAAGATTCTTGTTTGGAATTTGCTGCTGACCACGTAGGTGATCTTGGTTAGGCCATTTgccttctctgggtctcagtatGTGATCTAAGGAATGAGTTGGGTTGGATGAGATAACTGAAGATTCCCTCCCCACTTACAATATGATTATTCTCtttagtaaggaaaaaaaaaaccaccaataACAAAACAACGTTGATAGGCAAAGACAGAAGTGAGTTGAACCAGGTAGATAATGAGCAAGTAGAGTTGTGAAAGACTACCTAGACCTCCAGCCATGGTAAAACTTTCTAAAGTTTCATCCAGTCCCATTATTTTACTACAGTGTAGTTTAAGAAGATATTTTTAGGATCtcacttatgaaatattttcttgtaaGTCATGAGTATAAACAAATATCTTGCAACATTTTATTACAAATCTGTTTTACTATCCATACCATCAAGTTCCTTACTATCCATACCATCAAGTTCCTGGATCTAAAACTAACCCCCTAATGAATAGATtattaaaggtaaagtgtgttaACGCTTGGGTTGAAATTTCTGTTCTTAAAGATCTTAAAAGGTCCTTTACTAAAGAAATAATGTTAATACATTGTCTGATAGCTTTCACATTTGGCCCTTTTAATACATTGAGtggaataaaaa from Urocitellus parryii isolate mUroPar1 chromosome 3, mUroPar1.hap1, whole genome shotgun sequence carries:
- the Bcap29 gene encoding B-cell receptor-associated protein 29, producing MTIQWVAVATFLYAEIGLILLFCLPFIPPQRWQKIFSFNVWGKIATFWNKAFLTIIILLIVLFLDAVREVRKYASIHTIDKSSTSKLGAYEHTQMKLFRSQRNLYISGFSLFFWLVLRRLVTLITQLAKELSNKGVLKSQAENTNKAAKRFMEENEKLKRILKTTDEEHTLETENKKLVEDQEKLKAELKKTLDALYKAQSDVMTMKTQSERLSKEYDRLLKEHSELQNRLERDNKKGL